One Salvia splendens isolate huo1 chromosome 22, SspV2, whole genome shotgun sequence DNA segment encodes these proteins:
- the LOC121786308 gene encoding gibberellin 2-beta-dioxygenase-like translates to MVVLSKKVVHTDLANFQTCKSTTDIFTGVPVVDMSDAITAKKLIVEACREFGFFKAVNHGISPELVAVLESEAVDFFALPQQEKDRSGPASPFGYGNTRIGPNGDTGWVEYLLLSTRPGLMLHKPHFPAISENLWFAAGEYISAVAKMLKGVLEMISGELGIGPRGCLSGLVGDEKSDSCFRLNHYRPCPNLEALSGWNLIGFGEHTDPQIMSVLRSCNAPGLEIRLQNGSWASVPSDQTSFFFSVGDSLQVMTNGRFKSVKHRVVTNCLKSRVSMIYFGGPPLDEKIVPLCSLMEEGEESLYEEFTWSEYKKSAYNSNLGDDRLKLFEKIK, encoded by the exons ATGGTGGTTTTATCCAAAAAAGTTGTTCATACCGACTTGGCCAACTTCCAAACATGCAAATCCACCACTGATATATTCACCGGAGTTCCCGTCGTGGATATGTCCGATGCCATCACCGCCAAGAAGCTCATCGTCGAAGCCTGCAGAGAGTTTGGATTTTTTAAGGCTGTCAATCACGGAATCTCACCGGAGCTGGTGGCCGTGTTGGAATCGGAGGCTGTCGACTTCTTCgcactgccgcagcaagaaaaGGACAGGTCAGGCCCGGCCAGCCCGTTCGGCTACGGCAACACGAGAATTGGGCCCAACGGTGACACCGGCTGGGTCGAATACCTCCTCCTCTCCACCCGCCCCGGTCTCATGCTCCATAAGCCCCATTTTCCCGCCATTTCAGAAAACCTCTG GTTTGCTGCGGGTGAGTATATCTCAGCCGTGGCAAAAATGCTGAAGGGAGTTTTGGAGATGATTTCCGGGGAGCTGGGAATTGGGCCGAGGGGCTGCCTAAGCGGCCTCGTAGGGGACGAGAAGAGCGATTCGTGTTTCCGGCTGAATCACTACCGGCCGTGCCCGAATCTTGAGGCATTGAGTGGCTGGAATTTGATCGGATTTGGTGAGCACACGGACCCTCAAATAATGTCGGTTTTGAGATCTTGCAACGCACCGGGCCTCGAAATTCGGCTGCAAAATGGTTCATGGGCCTCGGTCCCATCTGATCAAACCTCTTTCTTCTTTAGTGTTGGAGATTCTCTTCAG GTGATGACCAATGGAAGATTTAAGAGTGTGAAGCATAGAGTGGTGACAAATTGCCTCAAATCAAGGGTGTCAATGATATATTTTGGAGGGCCACCATTGGATGAAAAGATTGTACCTTTATGCTCATTAATGGAGGAAGGTGAAGAAAGCTTGTACGAGGAATTCACTTGGTCCGAATACAAGAAATCAGCTTACAACTCTAACTTGGGTGATGATAGGTTGAAGCTTTTTGAAAAAATCAAGTGA
- the LOC121786643 gene encoding probable hexosyltransferase MUCI70, with protein MEKHTTCLQSKILCFSLFYLLSVVYLSLSSSKCTLRPPSASPPPFSYPPSYGENKHAIPTTRSSCNSPVFFSDYSVVLKKMEANLMNSTIFGERSLRYMQGNGESFGGNLSLKERLSHFDQSDYGNEIPCGFFKPFKISYSDRTTMEKCNGVVVVTAIFNDHDKIRQPRNLGPKTSDRVCFFVFVDDATIKGLYLYNVISSQTKENKIGVWSIVRVSGEGLYKNPAMNGVIPKHLVHRLFPNTKYSVWVDAKLQLTNDPLLLIDALIVGPGVDMALSRHPYFVHTIEEAMATARWKKWRHVDELRMQMETYCENGLQPWHSNKSYPTDVPDTALILRKHGAASNQFSCLLFNELEAFNHRDQLAFTFVRDKITPKIIINMFEVEVFEQIAIEYRHKHNLKNYVGPNVTQSLFGSAGFGKCEGYVMKMLGKNYIIE; from the exons ATGGAGAAACATACGACTTGTCTCCAATCCAAAATCCtctgtttctctctcttctaCCTTCTCTCCGTCGTctacctctctctctcctcctccaAATGCACTCTCCGGCCACCCTCCGCCTCCCCGCCTCCCTTCTCTTACCCTCCCTCTTATGGAGAGAACAAGCATGCCATTCCCACCACACGTTCATCTTGCAATTCCCCTGTTTTTTTCTCAG aTTACTCGGTGgttttgaagaaaatggagGCAAATTTGATGAATTCGACGATTTTTGGTGAGAGGTCTTTGAGGTATATGCAGGGGAATGGTGAAAGTTTTGGTGGGAATTTGAGTTTGAAGGAAAGATTGTCTCATTTTGATCAATCTGATTATGGGAATGAAATCCCATGTGGTTTCTTCAAGCCATTTAAAATCTCTTATTCGG aTCGAACTACGATGGAGAAATGTAACGGGGTGGTAGTAGTCACGGCTATATTCAACGACCATGACAAAATCCGGCAACCTAGGAATCTAGGGCCAAAAACCTCGGACCGTGTGTGCTTTTTCGTGTTTGTAGATGATGCAACGATTAAGGGTTTGTATTTGTACAATGTGATTTCAAGCCAAACTAAGGAGAACAAGATTGGCGTGTGGAGCATTGTTAGGGTTTCGGGTGAGGGTTTATACAAGAACCCTGCAATGAACGGGGTGATACCGAAGCACTTGGTTCATCGGCTCTTCCCAAACACAAAGTATAGTGTTTGGGTGGACGCGAAGCTCCAATTAACTAATGATCCACTACTTTTGATTGATGCCCTCATTGTGGGCCCTGGTGTCGACATGGCCCTCTCGAGGCACCCTTATTTCGTGCACACGATCGAGGAGGCCATGGCGACAGCGAGATGGAAGAAGTGGAGGCATGTTGATGAATTGAGAATGCAAATGGAGACTTATTGTGAGAATGGTTTGCAACCTTGGCACTCAAACAAGTCTTATCCCACAG ATGTTCCGGATACTGCTCTGATCCTGAGGAAGCACGGTGCAGCCTCAAACCAATTCTCATGTCTTCTTTTCAATGAATTGGAGGCATTCAACCACAGGGATCAACTGGCATTTACATTTGTGAGGGATAAAATCACACCAAAAATTATCATAAACATGTTTGAGGTTGAAGTTTTTGAGCAAATTGCTATTGAATATAGGCACAAGCACAACCTCAAAAACTATGTGGGGCCCAATGTGACCCAAAGTTTGTTTGGCTCTGCGGGTTTTGGTAAATGTGAAGGCTATGTAATGAAGATGTTGGGcaaaaattacattattgaatga
- the LOC121787066 gene encoding potassium channel KAT3-like: protein MPLSCLKTALGKNLSNHHFHIDNATDLPPLTTTGAKTSRNHIISPYNPCYRIWETFLVLLVVYSAWISPFQFAFLAYKQDTLFVVDNIINGFFAVDIVLTFFLAYLDPQSYVIVDDPKRIAVRYLTSWFLFDVCSTIPFQFLAICFTYSSGGLGFNFLAMLRLWRLRRVSSLFARLEKDIRFNYFLTRCTKLVAVTLFAVHCAGCFNYMIADRYSEPRRTWIGAVYPDFKEMGIWDKYVAALYWSIVTLTTTGYGDLHAENPREMLFDIVYMLFNLGLTSYIIGNMTNLVLHWSCSTAHFRDSIAAASEFVKRNRLPSDIKEQILSHMCVKFKTEGVKQQQTLMELPKAIRCSIAQFLFSPVVRQASIFHGVSQDFLLQLVAEVEAEWYPPREDIILQNEASTDVYVIISGSVYFVAKINGRDQIIGKASAGEMVGEVGVLCEKPQPLGVRTAEISQTLRLNKNAFLSVLRSNPHDEHIVMNNLFQKLKEWKGVDIEGQYDLSLMLNNWWDLNLRPHQNSSGHLEMVWLSVEKKENKRSDEYHHHPAKDDEMQNQGMIDHHENSRKSRSEKRVTIHMNFNEDSVARKHHGKLIILPNSLQELLKIAGEKFGDKNLERVVNEENAQVEDLSVVRDGDHLFLLPRNV, encoded by the exons ATGCCTCTTTCTTGTCTAAAAACCGCCCTTGGTAAAAACCTCTCCAACCACCATTTTCACATCGACAACGCCACCGATCTCCCTCCATTGACCACCACCGGCGCCAAGACGTCACGGAACCACATCATCTCACCTTACAATCCATGCTATAG GATTTGGGAGACGTTCCTCGTCCTCCTCGTCGTCTACTCAGCCTGGATTTCGCCCTTCCAATTCGCATTCCTGGCGTACAAGCAAGACACTCTCTTTGTCGTGGACAACATCATCAATGGCTTCTTCGCGGTAGACATCGTCCTCACCTTCTTCCTTGCCTACCTCGACCCCCAGTCGTACGTCATAGTAGACGATCCAAAGCGAATCGCAGTGAG GTATCTAACATCATGGTTCCTCTTTGATGTCTGCTCAACCATTCCATTCCAATTCCTTGCCATATGCTTCACATACAGCAGCGGCGGATTGGGGTTCAATTTTCTCGCCATGCTTCGCTTATGGCGCCTCAGACGCGTTAGCTCCCTGTTCGCGAGGCTAGAGAAGGACATCCGATTCAACTACTTCTTAACCAGATGCACCAAGCTTGTCGCT gtgACGCTTTTCGCGGTGCATTGCGCGGGGTGCTTCAACTACATGATCGCGGACCGGTACTCGGAGCCGAGGCGGACGTGGATCGGCGCGGTGTATCCGGATTTCAAGGAGATGGGGATCTGGGACAAGTACGTGGCGGCACTGTACTGGTCGATTGTGACGCTGACGACGACGGGTTACGGCGACCTGCACGCGGAGAATCCGAGGGAGATGCTCTTCGACATCGTGTACATGCTGTTCAACCTCGGATTGACCTCGTATATAATCGGAAACATGACGAATCTCGTCCTCCACTGGAGCTGCTCCACTGCGCATTTT AGGGACAGTATTGCGGCGGCGTCGGAGTTCGTGAAGCGGAACCGGCTGCCGTCGGATATCAAGGAGCAGATTCTGTCGCACATGTGTGTGAAATTCAAGACGGAGGGAGTGAAGCAGCAGCAGACGTTGATGGAGCTGCCCAAGGCGATTCGATGCAGCATTGCGCAGTTTCTGTTCTCCCCTGTTGTTCGACAAGCTTCCATCTTTCATGGTGTATCACAAGATTTCCTTCTTCAATTG GTGGCAGAAGTGGAAGCGGAGTGGTATCCTCCAAGAGAAGACATCATCTTGCAAAATGAGGCATCAACTGATGTATATGTAATCATCTCTGGATCAGTG TATTTTGTGGCGAAGATCAATGGACGTGATCAA ATTATTGGAAAGGCCTCTGCAGGAGAGATGGTGGGAGAAGTTGGTGTTCTGTGTGAAAAACCGCAGCCGTTGGGCGTTCGGACGGCTGAGATCTCTCAGACGCTGCGCCTCAACAAGAACGCATTTCTCAGCGTTCTCCGATCCAATCCTCATGATGAACACATTGTTATGAACAATTTGTTTCAG AAACTCAAGGAGTGGAAAGGTGTTGACATTGAGGGCCAATATGACCTGAGTCTAATGCTGAATAATTGGTGGGATTTGAACTTGAGACCGCACCAGAACTCTTCTGGCCACCTCGAGATGGTATGGCTCTCGGTGGAGAAGAAAGAGAACAAACGGAGCGATgaatatcatcatcatccagCAAAAGATGATGAGATGCAAAATCAAGGCATGATAGACCACCATGAAAATAGCCGGAAATCGAGGTCCGAGAAGAGAGTGACGATTCACATGAATTTCAACGAGGATAGCGTTGCAAGAAAACACCATGGAAAGCTCATAATCCTACCTAATTCACTACAAGAGCTTCTCAAAATAGCAG GTGAAAAATTTGGTGACAAGAATCTTGAAAGAGtagtaaatgaagaaaatgcaCAAGTCGAAGACTTGAGCGTTGTGAGAGATGGTGATCATCTCTTTCTTCTACCAAGAAATGTGTGA